One window of the Eucalyptus grandis isolate ANBG69807.140 chromosome 8, ASM1654582v1, whole genome shotgun sequence genome contains the following:
- the LOC104417527 gene encoding probable protein phosphatase 2C 41 isoform X1, translating to MEQTAVEVMKFSLLAWSLILPYAVLVEKGSWLFPQELGAMVLLPTFLDGLAKTISSRKGKSCPCDVGREAANTLAKEARRNESILSSTAAVKISKSSRLASACSKRGRKGVNQDCFILWEEFGCQEDMTFCGVFDGHGPWGHAVAKRVRELLPSFLLCKWQEALGVGSSQDWNFEMEFDANLQHFDIWKQSFLKTYAAVDQELKLHRSIDTFCSGTTASTIVKQGENLLIANIGDSRAVLATTDDDGSLVPLQLTIDFKPNLPQEAERIKQSKGRVFCSHDEPGLYRVWMPNDETLGLAVSRAFGDYCLKDFGLISVPYVTQRKITSRDQFVILATDGVWDVISNHEAIQIVSSAPDRENSAKLLVECAARAWKLKRRGFARDDISALCLFLHTTETNRFDPPLKALTKSTWRQN from the exons atGGAGCAAACTGCAGTAGAGGTAATGAAATTCTCTTTGCTCGCCTGGAGCCTAATACTGCCGTATGCAGTTCTAGTAGAGAAGGGCTCTTGGTTGTTTCCTCAGGAGCTCG GGGCTATGGTTCTGTTACCGACTTTCCTTGATGGACTTGCGAAAACCATATCAAGtaggaaaggaaaaagttgTCCATGCGATGTTGGAAGGGAAGCCGCAAATACCCTGGCCAAGGAAGCAAGGAGGAATGAGTCGATCTTGAGTTCGACGGCTGCTGTTAAGATCAGCAAGTCTAGTAGACTTGCCTCAGCATGCTCCAAAAGAGGACGCAAAGGAGTAAATCAGGATTGCTTTATACTCTGGGAG GAGTTTGGTTGTCAAGAGGACATGACCTTTTGTGGAGTTTTTGATGGTCATGGTCCTTGGGGCCATGCTGTGGCAAAGCGGGTCAGGGAGCTGTTGCCTTCTTTTTTGCTGTGTAAATGGCAAGAAGCTCTCGGTGTAGGATCATCCCaagattggaattttgaaatggaaTTTGATGCAAACCTTCAGCACTTTGACATATGGAAGCAATCCTTCCTGAAAACATATGCTGCCGTTGACCAGGAGCTGAAGCTGCATAGGAGTATCGATACTTTCTGTAGCGGGACTACAGCTTCGACCATTGTTAAACAG GGTGAAAATCTTCTTATAGCAAATATTGGTGATTCTCGGGCTGTTCTGGCTACTACTGATGATGATGGCAGTTTAGTTCCTCTTCAGCTAACCATCGATTTTAAGCCCAACTTACCTC AGGAAGCTGAGCGAATAAAGCAGTCAAAAGGGAGGGTGTTCTGTTCGCACGATGAGCCAGGGCTGTACAGGGTCTGGATGCCAAATGATGAGACGCTGGGATTAGCAGTTTCCAGAGCCTTCGGTGACTACTGCTTGAAGGACTTTGGACTTATCTCGGTGCCATATGTGACACAACGAAAGATAACCAGCCGCGACCAATTTGTCATCTTGGCTACCGATGGA GTGTGGGACGTCATATCCAACCACGAAGCCATTCAAATCGTGTCATCGGCACCCGATAGGGAGAACTCAGCTAAGTTGCTGGTGGAGTGTGCCGCTCGAGCGTGGAAGCTCAAGAGGCGTGGCTTCGCGAGGGATGACATCTCGGCTCTCTGCCTATTCCTTCACACCACGGAGACCAACCGGTTCGACCCCCCTTTGAAGGCTCTGACAAAGAGTACTTGGCGTCAAAACTGA
- the LOC104417527 gene encoding probable protein phosphatase 2C 41 isoform X2 → MVLLPTFLDGLAKTISSRKGKSCPCDVGREAANTLAKEARRNESILSSTAAVKISKSSRLASACSKRGRKGVNQDCFILWEEFGCQEDMTFCGVFDGHGPWGHAVAKRVRELLPSFLLCKWQEALGVGSSQDWNFEMEFDANLQHFDIWKQSFLKTYAAVDQELKLHRSIDTFCSGTTASTIVKQGENLLIANIGDSRAVLATTDDDGSLVPLQLTIDFKPNLPQEAERIKQSKGRVFCSHDEPGLYRVWMPNDETLGLAVSRAFGDYCLKDFGLISVPYVTQRKITSRDQFVILATDGVWDVISNHEAIQIVSSAPDRENSAKLLVECAARAWKLKRRGFARDDISALCLFLHTTETNRFDPPLKALTKSTWRQN, encoded by the exons ATGGTTCTGTTACCGACTTTCCTTGATGGACTTGCGAAAACCATATCAAGtaggaaaggaaaaagttgTCCATGCGATGTTGGAAGGGAAGCCGCAAATACCCTGGCCAAGGAAGCAAGGAGGAATGAGTCGATCTTGAGTTCGACGGCTGCTGTTAAGATCAGCAAGTCTAGTAGACTTGCCTCAGCATGCTCCAAAAGAGGACGCAAAGGAGTAAATCAGGATTGCTTTATACTCTGGGAG GAGTTTGGTTGTCAAGAGGACATGACCTTTTGTGGAGTTTTTGATGGTCATGGTCCTTGGGGCCATGCTGTGGCAAAGCGGGTCAGGGAGCTGTTGCCTTCTTTTTTGCTGTGTAAATGGCAAGAAGCTCTCGGTGTAGGATCATCCCaagattggaattttgaaatggaaTTTGATGCAAACCTTCAGCACTTTGACATATGGAAGCAATCCTTCCTGAAAACATATGCTGCCGTTGACCAGGAGCTGAAGCTGCATAGGAGTATCGATACTTTCTGTAGCGGGACTACAGCTTCGACCATTGTTAAACAG GGTGAAAATCTTCTTATAGCAAATATTGGTGATTCTCGGGCTGTTCTGGCTACTACTGATGATGATGGCAGTTTAGTTCCTCTTCAGCTAACCATCGATTTTAAGCCCAACTTACCTC AGGAAGCTGAGCGAATAAAGCAGTCAAAAGGGAGGGTGTTCTGTTCGCACGATGAGCCAGGGCTGTACAGGGTCTGGATGCCAAATGATGAGACGCTGGGATTAGCAGTTTCCAGAGCCTTCGGTGACTACTGCTTGAAGGACTTTGGACTTATCTCGGTGCCATATGTGACACAACGAAAGATAACCAGCCGCGACCAATTTGTCATCTTGGCTACCGATGGA GTGTGGGACGTCATATCCAACCACGAAGCCATTCAAATCGTGTCATCGGCACCCGATAGGGAGAACTCAGCTAAGTTGCTGGTGGAGTGTGCCGCTCGAGCGTGGAAGCTCAAGAGGCGTGGCTTCGCGAGGGATGACATCTCGGCTCTCTGCCTATTCCTTCACACCACGGAGACCAACCGGTTCGACCCCCCTTTGAAGGCTCTGACAAAGAGTACTTGGCGTCAAAACTGA